From Streptomyces fungicidicus, one genomic window encodes:
- a CDS encoding DUF6314 family protein translates to MGGFWPVPDVLDYLSGRWRAERTVRDLAGGDRGRFEGTVVFGPLEGGGLLQRESGDFTWRGVTRPAERTLRFLPGPGGTADVRFADGRPFHALDLTTGRYVADHPCSADLYRGEFTARDADHWRTLWRVRGPTKDLELTTDYARAD, encoded by the coding sequence ATGGGCGGGTTCTGGCCGGTACCCGACGTACTGGACTACCTGAGCGGCCGGTGGCGGGCGGAGCGGACCGTGCGCGACCTGGCGGGCGGCGACCGGGGGCGCTTCGAGGGGACGGTCGTTTTCGGCCCGCTGGAGGGCGGCGGTCTGCTGCAGCGGGAGTCCGGCGACTTCACCTGGCGGGGCGTCACCCGGCCGGCCGAGCGGACCCTGCGCTTCCTGCCCGGCCCGGGCGGGACCGCGGACGTACGGTTCGCGGACGGCCGCCCGTTCCACGCCCTCGACCTCACCACCGGCCGGTACGTCGCGGACCACCCCTGCTCCGCCGACCTCTACCGGGGCGAGTTCACCGCCCGCGACGCGGACCACTGGCGGACCCTCTGGCGGGTCCGCGGCCCCACGAAGGACCTGGAGCTCACCACGGACTACGCACGCGCGGACTGA
- a CDS encoding histidine phosphatase family protein has translation MALRVTFVAAAGSSSVLAERFEDVRPLDQAGWSEVQRAAHELLPLAAADLRYCSPAPRSRATGEGLGYAPLVQLALRECDMGRWRGLTLGEAMAREPQAVDAWLADPRSTAHGGESLLDFIGRVGGWLDTRPAEENCRVVAVAEPSVIRAALLYVLKAPPAAYWNIDVRPLSTVGVAGRAGRWKLRLEGVFAQSARA, from the coding sequence ATGGCACTTCGGGTCACGTTCGTCGCCGCCGCGGGGAGCTCCTCGGTGCTCGCCGAACGTTTCGAGGACGTCCGGCCGCTGGACCAGGCCGGCTGGAGCGAGGTGCAGCGGGCCGCGCACGAGCTGCTGCCGCTCGCCGCGGCCGATCTGCGCTACTGCTCCCCGGCCCCGCGCAGCCGCGCCACCGGGGAGGGCCTCGGGTACGCCCCGCTGGTGCAACTGGCCCTGCGGGAATGCGACATGGGCCGCTGGCGGGGGCTGACCCTGGGCGAGGCGATGGCGCGGGAGCCGCAGGCGGTGGACGCCTGGCTCGCCGACCCGAGGTCCACTGCGCACGGCGGCGAGTCGCTGCTCGACTTCATCGGCCGGGTCGGCGGCTGGCTGGACACCCGGCCGGCCGAGGAGAACTGCCGGGTCGTGGCCGTGGCCGAGCCGTCCGTGATCCGCGCGGCCCTGCTGTATGTGCTCAAGGCGCCCCCCGCCGCGTACTGGAACATCGACGTGCGGCCGTTGTCGACGGTCGGTGTGGCCGGCCGGGCGGGCCGCTGGAAGCTGCGCCTCGAAGGCGTGTTCGCTCAGTCCGCGCGTGCGTAG
- a CDS encoding GNAT family N-acetyltransferase yields MTDTPRLPEGYEISTDPARIDAGRVHRWLSTDAYWAMGRSREKQDLAIEGSLNFGVYDTLSGEQVAYARVITDRATFAWLCDVYVDPSVRGKGVGTALVAAVRDELRPCGLKRIMLATHDAHGVYAKLGFGPLERPDQWMVLVSE; encoded by the coding sequence ATGACCGACACCCCGCGCCTGCCCGAGGGCTACGAGATCTCCACCGACCCCGCCCGCATCGACGCCGGGCGCGTGCACCGGTGGCTGTCCACCGACGCCTACTGGGCGATGGGCCGCTCCCGCGAGAAGCAGGACCTCGCGATCGAGGGGTCGCTCAACTTCGGCGTGTACGACACGCTCTCGGGGGAGCAGGTGGCGTACGCCCGGGTCATCACCGACCGGGCGACCTTCGCCTGGCTGTGCGACGTGTACGTCGACCCGTCGGTACGCGGCAAGGGCGTCGGCACGGCGCTGGTGGCGGCCGTACGGGACGAGCTGCGGCCCTGCGGGCTGAAGCGGATCATGCTGGCCACGCACGACGCCCACGGCGTCTACGCCAAGCTCGGCTTCGGACCGCTGGAGCGGCCCGACCAGTGGATGGTGCTCGTCTCCGAGTGA
- a CDS encoding aminotransferase-like domain-containing protein: MHERSSVGELAEQLRRELDRYSPGGKLPSSRVLVERFRVSPVTVSRALARLAAEGLVVTRPGAGAFRARPRTTAAPAGDTSWQEVTLSADGAADLVPRSVDASGVLVSLAAPPPGVIEFNGGYLHPTLQPERAMAAALSRAGRRPGAWGRPPMEGLPELREWFARSIGGPVTAAGVLVTSGGQSALTTALRALAPPGAPVLVESPTYPGMLAIARAAGLRPVPVPVDADGVRPALLADAFRATGARVFVCQPLFQNPTGAVLAPERRGEVLRIAREAGAFVIEDDFVRRLVHEDAGPLPRPLAADDPDGVVVHVCSLTKATSPSFRVSALAAHGPVLERLRAIQIVDTFFVPRPLQEATLELVGSPAWPRHLRAISAALRSRRDAMTAALRLHLPELHLPYVPSGGYHLWPRLPAGAPEPALTAAALRAGVAVTPGRPYFSAEPPAGHLRLSFAAVAGADEIAEGVRRLRTACDEVL, from the coding sequence ATGCATGAGCGTAGCAGTGTCGGTGAACTGGCGGAACAGCTGCGACGGGAGCTCGACCGCTACTCTCCCGGTGGAAAGCTGCCGTCCAGCAGAGTCCTGGTGGAGCGGTTCCGGGTGAGCCCGGTGACCGTCTCCCGCGCGCTGGCGCGGCTGGCCGCCGAGGGGCTGGTGGTCACCCGGCCCGGCGCCGGCGCCTTCCGTGCCCGGCCGCGGACCACGGCCGCTCCCGCCGGGGACACCTCGTGGCAGGAGGTCACTCTCAGCGCGGACGGCGCCGCCGACCTGGTGCCGCGCTCGGTGGACGCCTCCGGGGTGCTTGTCTCGCTGGCCGCGCCGCCGCCCGGGGTGATCGAGTTCAACGGCGGCTATCTGCACCCCACCCTGCAGCCGGAGCGGGCGATGGCGGCGGCGCTCTCCCGGGCCGGGCGCAGACCCGGCGCCTGGGGACGGCCGCCCATGGAGGGGCTGCCGGAGCTGCGCGAGTGGTTCGCCCGCAGCATCGGCGGGCCGGTCACGGCGGCGGGCGTGCTGGTCACCTCGGGCGGACAGTCCGCGCTGACCACCGCCCTGCGCGCGCTCGCCCCGCCGGGCGCCCCCGTCCTCGTCGAGTCGCCCACCTACCCCGGCATGCTGGCCATCGCCCGGGCGGCCGGACTGCGCCCGGTGCCCGTCCCGGTCGACGCGGACGGCGTACGGCCCGCGCTGCTCGCCGACGCGTTCCGGGCGACCGGCGCCCGGGTCTTCGTCTGCCAGCCGCTGTTCCAGAACCCCACCGGCGCCGTGCTCGCCCCCGAGCGGCGCGGGGAGGTGCTGCGCATCGCCCGCGAGGCCGGCGCGTTCGTGATCGAGGACGACTTCGTGCGGCGGCTGGTGCACGAGGACGCGGGCCCGCTGCCCCGCCCGCTCGCCGCCGACGACCCCGACGGGGTGGTGGTGCACGTCTGCTCGCTGACCAAGGCGACCTCGCCCAGCTTCCGGGTGAGCGCGCTCGCCGCGCACGGCCCGGTGCTCGAACGGCTGCGGGCCATCCAGATCGTCGACACCTTCTTCGTCCCCCGGCCGCTGCAGGAGGCCACCCTGGAACTCGTCGGCTCGCCCGCCTGGCCACGCCATCTGCGCGCGATCTCGGCCGCGCTGCGGTCCCGCCGGGACGCGATGACCGCCGCGCTCCGCCTGCACCTGCCCGAACTCCACCTGCCGTACGTCCCGTCCGGCGGCTACCACCTCTGGCCGCGGCTGCCCGCCGGCGCGCCCGAGCCCGCCCTGACCGCCGCCGCGCTGCGGGCGGGCGTCGCCGTCACCCCCGGCCGCCCCTACTTCAGCGCCGAGCCCCCGGCCGGCCACCTCCGGCTGAGCTTCGCGGCGGTGGCGGGCGCCGACGAGATCGCCGAGGGGGTGCGCCGCCTGCGCACCGCCTGCGACGAGGTGCTGTGA
- a CDS encoding DMT family transporter has translation MRAQSSATAAPPIAVTGPRDHRGLGTLQAALGVVAFSLTFPATAWGLEGFGPWSLVAVRSVLAAFIAGGCLLALRVPPPARRHWPGLAVVGAGVVLGFPMLTTLALQTSTTAHAAVVVGLLPLTTALLSALRVGSRPSRVFWLAALAGAAAVLGFTVQQSGGALTTADLYLFGALLVCAAGYTEGGRLARVMPGWQVIGWALVMCLPLTLPVAAVALSAEPVRLTAHSVAGLLWVAAGSQFLGLIVWYRGMAAIGIPKASQLQLAQPLLTLVWSVLLLNERLTVAAPLTAAAVLVCIAVTQRARG, from the coding sequence ATGAGAGCACAGAGTAGCGCTACTGCCGCGCCGCCGATAGCGGTCACCGGCCCCCGGGACCACCGCGGTCTCGGCACCCTGCAGGCCGCCCTCGGCGTGGTCGCCTTCTCCCTGACCTTCCCCGCCACCGCCTGGGGTCTCGAAGGCTTCGGGCCCTGGTCGCTGGTGGCCGTGCGCAGTGTGCTCGCGGCGTTCATCGCGGGCGGCTGTCTGCTGGCCCTCCGTGTGCCCCCGCCGGCCCGGCGGCACTGGCCGGGGCTCGCGGTGGTCGGCGCGGGGGTGGTCCTCGGCTTCCCGATGCTGACCACCCTGGCGCTGCAGACCTCGACCACCGCGCACGCGGCCGTCGTGGTGGGCCTGCTGCCGCTGACCACGGCGCTGCTGTCGGCCCTGCGGGTGGGCTCCCGGCCCTCACGCGTCTTCTGGCTGGCGGCACTCGCCGGGGCCGCCGCGGTGCTGGGGTTCACCGTGCAGCAGAGCGGGGGCGCGCTGACCACGGCCGACCTGTACCTCTTCGGTGCGCTCCTGGTGTGCGCGGCCGGCTACACCGAGGGCGGCAGGCTGGCCCGGGTGATGCCGGGGTGGCAGGTGATCGGCTGGGCGCTGGTCATGTGCCTGCCGCTCACGCTGCCGGTCGCCGCGGTCGCGCTGAGCGCCGAACCGGTGCGGCTGACCGCGCACAGCGTCGCCGGCCTGCTGTGGGTGGCGGCGGGTTCGCAGTTCCTCGGGCTGATCGTCTGGTACCGGGGCATGGCGGCCATCGGCATCCCGAAGGCCAGCCAGTTGCAGCTGGCCCAGCCGCTGCTCACACTGGTGTGGTCGGTGCTGCTGCTGAACGAACGGCTGACGGTGGCCGCCCCGCTGACGGCCGCGGCGGTGCTCGTGTGCATCGCCGTCACCCAGCGGGCACGCGGCTGA
- a CDS encoding DUF1918 domain-containing protein, which yields MRATKGDQLVQHGRVVGQHDKVGEIVEVMGEKGNPPYRVRFEDGHEGVCSPGPDTEIRHTTPHPQH from the coding sequence ATGCGCGCAACCAAGGGTGACCAGCTTGTCCAGCACGGCAGGGTGGTCGGCCAGCACGACAAGGTCGGAGAGATCGTCGAAGTGATGGGCGAGAAGGGGAACCCGCCCTACCGCGTCCGCTTCGAGGACGGACACGAGGGCGTGTGCTCCCCCGGCCCCGACACCGAGATCCGCCACACGACCCCACACCCGCAGCACTAG
- a CDS encoding glycoside hydrolase family 10 protein: protein MGRVSRRVFATAALSALAATPRASAAPRDLSGAPGGPGRGGAATGEMRGMWVATVTNRDWPSRPGLGADRQRAELLAHLDAAVRAGLNTVVFQVRPTADALWPSPHEPWSQYLTGTQGRDPGWDPLGTAVEEAHARGLELHAWFNPYRVAMHADPARLAASHPARRNPGWVVPYGGRLYYNPGLPEVRAFVREAMLDAVRRYPVDAVHFDDYFYPYPVAGQTFDDDLAHDTHGGGFPDRAAWRRDNVDRLVRETAAGIREIRPGTRFGISPFGVWRNADVDARGSDTSAGVQTYDDLYADTRRWARENWIDYICPQLYWNIGFAAADYAKLLPWWAEVVRGSGTQLYAGEALYKAGDPAQPAAWRDPAELSRHLTLAARDPGGRGHVFFAAREVTADPAGAMARVTADHYRRPAVAPRSRDRP, encoded by the coding sequence ATGGGACGGGTGTCACGCAGGGTGTTCGCCACGGCGGCGCTGTCCGCGCTTGCCGCGACACCACGGGCGTCTGCCGCGCCCCGGGACCTCTCGGGGGCGCCCGGAGGTCCCGGCCGGGGCGGCGCGGCGACCGGCGAGATGCGGGGCATGTGGGTGGCCACCGTCACCAACCGGGACTGGCCCTCCCGGCCGGGGCTCGGCGCCGACCGGCAGCGGGCCGAGCTGCTCGCCCACCTCGACGCCGCCGTGCGCGCCGGGCTCAACACCGTCGTCTTCCAGGTGCGGCCCACGGCCGACGCGCTGTGGCCCTCGCCGCACGAGCCCTGGTCGCAGTACCTCACCGGGACCCAGGGCCGGGATCCCGGCTGGGACCCGCTCGGCACCGCCGTCGAGGAGGCGCACGCCCGCGGTCTGGAGCTGCACGCCTGGTTCAACCCGTACCGCGTGGCCATGCACGCCGACCCCGCACGGCTAGCCGCCTCCCACCCGGCCCGCCGCAACCCCGGCTGGGTCGTCCCGTACGGCGGCAGGCTCTACTACAACCCGGGGCTGCCCGAGGTCCGCGCCTTCGTGCGGGAGGCGATGCTCGACGCGGTGCGCCGCTACCCCGTGGACGCGGTCCACTTCGACGACTACTTCTATCCGTATCCGGTGGCCGGGCAGACCTTCGACGACGACCTCGCCCACGACACCCACGGCGGCGGCTTCCCGGACCGGGCGGCCTGGCGACGGGACAACGTCGACCGGCTGGTGCGCGAGACGGCCGCCGGGATCAGGGAGATCCGGCCCGGCACCCGCTTCGGCATCAGCCCCTTCGGAGTGTGGCGCAACGCCGACGTGGACGCCCGGGGCTCGGACACGTCCGCGGGCGTGCAGACCTACGACGACCTGTACGCGGACACCCGCCGATGGGCCAGGGAGAACTGGATCGACTACATCTGCCCCCAGCTCTACTGGAACATCGGTTTCGCCGCCGCCGACTACGCGAAGCTGCTCCCCTGGTGGGCGGAGGTCGTCCGGGGCTCCGGGACACAGCTGTACGCGGGGGAGGCCCTGTACAAGGCGGGCGATCCCGCGCAGCCCGCGGCCTGGCGGGACCCGGCCGAGCTGTCCCGCCACCTCACCCTGGCGGCGAGAGACCCCGGAGGCCGCGGGCACGTCTTCTTCGCCGCCCGCGAGGTGACGGCGGATCCGGCCGGAGCGATGGCGAGGGTGACCGCGGACCACTACCGCCGGCCCGCGGTGGCACCGCGTTCTCGCGACAGGCCCTAG